The Dermacentor albipictus isolate Rhodes 1998 colony chromosome 2, USDA_Dalb.pri_finalv2, whole genome shotgun sequence genome has a segment encoding these proteins:
- the LOC139055687 gene encoding shematrin-like protein 2, producing the protein MNALSTVVVLSAIAACAYAGGLLGGYGLGGLGYGGYGLGYGGYGLGYSGGFGGVYGGGYGGGYGGGYGGGYGLGGVGIGSSVSLLSGGPPFAKAVAGPAFVIRTVHHVNKVNGGGAVLAHSGLGGGYGGGYGYGRGYGYGGGYGYGGGYGGYGYKV; encoded by the coding sequence AGCACTGTCGTCGTCCTATCAGCCATCGCGGCCTGTGCCTATGCCGGGGGACTCCTAGGTGGCTACGGCCTCGGTGGACTCGGATACGGAGGATATGGACTTGGTTATGGCGGCTATGGCCTCGGATACAGCGGAGGCTTCGGCGGAGTCTACGGTGGAGGCTACGGCGGGGGCTACGGCGGGGGCTACGGTGGAGGCTACGGCCTTGGCGGCGTAGGCATCGGCAGCAGTGTTTCTCTTCTTAGTGGAGGTCCTCCCTTCGCCAAAGCCGTGGCCGGACCAGCCTTTGTGATAAGGACGGTTCATCACGTGAACAAAGTCAACGGCGGAGGAGCCGTTCTCGCTCACTCTGGCCTCGGTGGCGGTTATGGAGGCGGCTATGGATATGGCCGTGGTTACGGGTACGGAGGCGGCTACGGCTATGGTGGAGGCTACGGTGGCTATGGTTACAAGGTCTGA
- the LOC139055382 gene encoding uncharacterized protein codes for MNALSTVVVLSAIVACAYAGGLLGGYGLGGLGYGGYGLGYGGYGLGYGGGFGGGFGGGYGGGYGGGYGGGYGGGYGVGGVGIGSSVALLSGGPPFAKAVAGPAFVIRTVHHVNKVNGGGAVLAHSGLGGGYGGGYGYGRGYGYGGGYGYGGDYGGYGYKV; via the exons ATGAACGCCCTG AGCACTGTCGTCGTCCTATCAGCCATCGTAGCCTGTGCCTATGCCGGGGGACTCCTAGGTGGCTACGGCCTCGGTGGTCTCGGATACGGAGGATATGGACTTGGTTATGGCGGCTATGGCCTTGGATACGGCGGAGGCTTCGGCGGAGGCTTCGGCGGAGGCTACGGCGGAGGCTACGGCGGGGGCTATGGCGGAGGCTACGGTGGAGGCTACGGCGTTGGCGGCGTAGGCATCGGCAGCAGTGTTGCTCTTCTTAGTGGAGGTCCTCCCTTCGCCAAAGCCGTGGCCGGACCAGCCTTTGTGATAAGGACGGTTCATCACGTGAACAAAGTGAACGGTGGAGGAGCCGTTCTCGCTCACTCTGGCCTCGGTGGCGGTTATGGAGGCGGCTATGGATATGGCCGTGGTTACGGGTACGGAGGTGGCTACGGCTATGGTGgagactacggtggctatggttACAAGGTCTGA